The region GATGGCTATTTGTCTGAAAGGAATGACTTTTGATGAAAGTTCAGTTCTTACCCTTGAAATGGCTAATTCAGGAGATGTTCTTGATTTATCAAGTCTTGGAGAATATGTAGTTGATAAACATAGTACAGGCGGAGTAGGAGATAAAACCACTTTAATATTAATTCCTCTGCTTGCAGCAGCAGGATTACCAGTTGCAAAACTATCAGGGCGTGGATTGGGGCATACCGGAGGTACAATAGATAAGCTTGAATCTATTCCTGGATTTAAAACATCTCTTGAACTAGATGAATTTCTTAATCTTGTCAAAACTACAGGTGCAGCAATAGCCTCCCAAACAGCTCATTTAGCTCCAGCAGACGGTAGATTATATGCACTAAGAGATGTTACTGCAACTATAGATAGTATTCCATTAATCGCAGCTTCTGTTATGTCTAAAAAAATCGCAGCAGGAGCAAATGTAATAGTATTAGATGTTAAATGCGGTAACGGAGCATTTGTAAAAAAGCCTGAAGATGCTCAAAAACTTTCAGAAACTATGGTGGAAATAGGAAAAAGGCTAAATAAATCTGTTACCTGCGTCATTACTTCTATGGAACAACCCCTTGGAAATGCAGTTGGAAACAGTATTGAGGTAATTGAATCCATTCAAACTTTAAAAAACAACGGTCCAGAGGACTTAAAAGAACTATGCCTGTATCTTGGAGCCATTGCACTAGTAAAATCAAATAAAGCAAAAAATATTAACGCTGCCAAAGATATCTTAAATAAACTTCTTGAAAATGACAGTGCTTACTCTAAATTCAAAGAAATAGTAGAAGCTCAGGATGGAGATATTATAGTTATAGATAACCCTGAAAAATTGCCCACTGCAAAATATATAGTTGAATACAAATCTGATAAAAATTGTTATATTGAGGGGCTAGATGCTTTAACCATTGCAAAAGCCTGCAAAATTCTTGGAGCAGGACGTGAGAAAAAAGGAGATAAAATAGACTACTCAGTTGGAATCATTGTAAATAAGAAAATCGGCAATAAGGTGCATTCAGGTGAAGTACTAGCTCAAATCCATACCAATTCTGAAGACTTAGGCCAATACGCATTAAACCTTGTAAAACAAGCATATAATTTTTCAGACACGATGCCTGAAACACCAAGATTAATTTATGAGATTATTGAATAACAAAAAGAGGAAGTTAAAAACTTCCTCTTTTTGTTACGAATTTGTTAACTTTTTAAATATATTTCTCAACGCTACTTTGCAGAGTTGACTTTTGCATTAAACCAACTAGTCTTTCAACAGCTTCACCGTTTTTATATATTATTAAACTAGGAATTCCACTGATACTATATTCTTGAGCTGTACGAATGTTCTCGTCTGTATTTAACTTAACTACTTTTATACGACCTTGATATTCTTCAGCAATTTCATCTATAATAGGAGCTATTCTTCTACAAGGTCCACACCATGGAGCCCAGAAATCCACTAAAACTGGTATTTCTGAATTTTTAACTTCTTGTTCAAATGTAGCATCCGTAACCTCTAATGCTTTTGACATAAAGATTATCTCCTTACAAAAAATTTATGACAAATTAATCGGAATTATTATATGATTCTATCACATGAATTTAAATAGTACAGGTTAGTAAAGAAAACATGAATAAATTGACACTACTGGATAAATACATATCAAAACAGTTAATAGATACATTTTTACTGGGTATCATAATATTCACATCCATTATGTTTGCTTCTGACACCTTTTTATCATTAGTCAAACAAATGTCAGCTTATGGTATATCTCTTAAAATAGCAATTTTGCTGGTTATATTGAACCTCCCATACATCATTGTATTTACAATACCTATGGCTGTACTACTATCTACAATACTTACCTTTAACAAACTTAGCCTAAATTCAGAAATAACTGTAATACGAGCTTGCGGAATAAGCATAACCAGACTAGCATTACCTGTTCTGGTTTTTGGATTATCAGCAGCGATTTTAAGTTTTATAATCAGCGAATTTATAGTTCCAGCTGCAAATACTCAAGCTAAAAGCCTGACAATTTGGGCATTATCACAAAAAAATATTCCTGAAGGAACAACCAATTTCTCATTTCAAGAACTCAATGATAATGGACAACTTAAAAGACTATTTTATATTGATAGCTATGACAATAAAGAGTTAAAAGGAATCACTGTTCTTGATATGTCCAATGAAGGTGCTACTCAGATAATTCAAGCCAAATATGGAGACTCAAAACCGGAACACTGGAATTTCAAGCAGGGAGTAATTTACACAATTTCTCAAGATGGCAAAATAATGAATACAACAGTATTTGATCAACTTAAATTATTTACAAACTTTACCGCAATTAATAAAGATAAACATAAAGCTAGAGAACTCAACTTCTTTGAATTAACCAAATATATAAGTCATCAAAAATCAAAAGGAAACAAAAATCTGGCTGAATTAAGTATAGAATTGCAAGAAAAACTTGCACTTCCAATAACATCTATTCTGGTTACACTAGTTGGCATACCTTTAG is a window of Candidatus Melainabacteria bacterium RIFOXYA2_FULL_32_9 DNA encoding:
- a CDS encoding thymidine phosphorylase, which encodes MVDLIAKKKNGEAHTPEEIHFIIDGIKNNTIPDYQLSAWLMAICLKGMTFDESSVLTLEMANSGDVLDLSSLGEYVVDKHSTGGVGDKTTLILIPLLAAAGLPVAKLSGRGLGHTGGTIDKLESIPGFKTSLELDEFLNLVKTTGAAIASQTAHLAPADGRLYALRDVTATIDSIPLIAASVMSKKIAAGANVIVLDVKCGNGAFVKKPEDAQKLSETMVEIGKRLNKSVTCVITSMEQPLGNAVGNSIEVIESIQTLKNNGPEDLKELCLYLGAIALVKSNKAKNINAAKDILNKLLENDSAYSKFKEIVEAQDGDIIVIDNPEKLPTAKYIVEYKSDKNCYIEGLDALTIAKACKILGAGREKKGDKIDYSVGIIVNKKIGNKVHSGEVLAQIHTNSEDLGQYALNLVKQAYNFSDTMPETPRLIYEIIE
- a CDS encoding thioredoxin, whose product is MSKALEVTDATFEQEVKNSEIPVLVDFWAPWCGPCRRIAPIIDEIAEEYQGRIKVVKLNTDENIRTAQEYSISGIPSLIIYKNGEAVERLVGLMQKSTLQSSVEKYI